One Stigmatopora nigra isolate UIUO_SnigA chromosome 1, RoL_Snig_1.1, whole genome shotgun sequence DNA segment encodes these proteins:
- the nsfl1c gene encoding NSFL1 cofactor p47 isoform X1, with protein sequence MASQEESVREFVAVTDVDEERARFFLESAGWNLQLALGSFFEDGTDDDIVSLPHPDGGSSVTRSTGPSSENRVTSFRDLMHEAEEESDEEEGQRFFAGGSERSGQQIVGPPKKKSPNDVVEDLFKGAREHGAVPLERSGKGAGESSRAKAFDGGGYRLGAATEEESTYVSAGRRNPNTLQDVHVVLKLWKTGFSLDDGELRNYNDPGNAHFLEAIRRGEIPLELRQRSRGSQVNLDMEDHRDEDFSKPKIAFKAFGGEGQKLGSAAPELVTAPPTSQQDQAANEAQAIASVRLDTSQPVTSIQIRLADGGRLIQKFNHSHRVSDLRRFVVAARPTMASRAFVLMTTFPNKELADESQTLVQANLLNAVIVQQLQ encoded by the exons ATGGCGAGTCAAGAGGAGTCCGTGCGGGAGTTCGTAGCTGTTACTGATGTTGACGAGGAGAGGGCTCGCTTCTTCTTGGAATCCGCTGGTTGGAATTTACAG CTTGCCCTTGGTAGTTTCTTTGAGGATGGAACTGATGATGACATTGTGTCCCTGCCTCACCCTGATGGAGGCTCATCTGTTACCAGATCTACTGGCCCAAG TTCTGAAAACAGAGTGACCTCATTCAGAGATTTGATGCATGAGGCAGAAGAAGAAAGTGATGAAGAGGAAGGCCAGAG GTTCTTTGCAGGGGGATCAGAACGCAGTGGGCAGCAAATAGTCGGGCCTCCTAAGAAGAAGAGTCCTAATGATGTTGTGGAAGATTTGTTTAAAGGTGCCAGAGAACACGGCGCTGTGCCTTTGGAGCGCAGTGGAAAGGGGGCAGGAGAATCCAGTAGAGCCAAA GCCTTCGATGGGGGTGGATACAGGCTGGGAGCAGCTACCGAGGAGGAATCAACATATGTTTCTGCAGGGAGACGCAATCCCAATACCTTACAAGAT GTGCACGTGGTTCTAAAACTCTGGAAGACCGGATTTAGTTTGGATGATGGCGAACTCCGAAACTACAACGATCCTGGGAACGCTCACTTCCTCGAGGCAATCCGCAGAGG GGAGATCCCTTTAGAGCTAAGGCAGCGTTCTCGGGGCAGCCAGGTCAACCTAGACATGGAGGACCACAGGGACGAGGACTTCAGCAAACCCAAAATAGCTTTTAAAGCTTTTGGAGGGGAGGGACAAAAACTCGGAAG CGCTGCCCCGGAGTTGGTTACAGCCCCTCCCACCTCTCAGCAAGACCAGGCGGCCAATGAAGCCCAAGCCATTGCCTCGGTGAGACTGGACACATCCCAGCCCGTCACTAGCATTCAGATCCGACTGGCAGATGGCGGCAGGCTCATTCAAAAGTTCAACCACTCTCACAG GGTGTCGGACCTGCGGAGGTTTGTGGTGGCGGCCCGGCCCACTATGGCTTCCAGAGCGTTTGTCCTGATGACTACCTTCCCAAACAAAGAGCTGGCGGACGAGAGCCAGACGCTGGTTCAGGCCAACCTCCTTAACGCCGTCATTGTACAGCAGCTACAATGA
- the nsfl1c gene encoding NSFL1 cofactor p47 isoform X2 — protein sequence MLTRRGLASSWNPLVGIYSSENRVTSFRDLMHEAEEESDEEEGQRFFAGGSERSGQQIVGPPKKKSPNDVVEDLFKGAREHGAVPLERSGKGAGESSRAKAFDGGGYRLGAATEEESTYVSAGRRNPNTLQDVHVVLKLWKTGFSLDDGELRNYNDPGNAHFLEAIRRGEIPLELRQRSRGSQVNLDMEDHRDEDFSKPKIAFKAFGGEGQKLGSAAPELVTAPPTSQQDQAANEAQAIASVRLDTSQPVTSIQIRLADGGRLIQKFNHSHRVSDLRRFVVAARPTMASRAFVLMTTFPNKELADESQTLVQANLLNAVIVQQLQ from the exons ATGTTGACGAGGAGAGGGCTCGCTTCTTCTTGGAATCCGCTGGTTGGAATTTACAG TTCTGAAAACAGAGTGACCTCATTCAGAGATTTGATGCATGAGGCAGAAGAAGAAAGTGATGAAGAGGAAGGCCAGAG GTTCTTTGCAGGGGGATCAGAACGCAGTGGGCAGCAAATAGTCGGGCCTCCTAAGAAGAAGAGTCCTAATGATGTTGTGGAAGATTTGTTTAAAGGTGCCAGAGAACACGGCGCTGTGCCTTTGGAGCGCAGTGGAAAGGGGGCAGGAGAATCCAGTAGAGCCAAA GCCTTCGATGGGGGTGGATACAGGCTGGGAGCAGCTACCGAGGAGGAATCAACATATGTTTCTGCAGGGAGACGCAATCCCAATACCTTACAAGAT GTGCACGTGGTTCTAAAACTCTGGAAGACCGGATTTAGTTTGGATGATGGCGAACTCCGAAACTACAACGATCCTGGGAACGCTCACTTCCTCGAGGCAATCCGCAGAGG GGAGATCCCTTTAGAGCTAAGGCAGCGTTCTCGGGGCAGCCAGGTCAACCTAGACATGGAGGACCACAGGGACGAGGACTTCAGCAAACCCAAAATAGCTTTTAAAGCTTTTGGAGGGGAGGGACAAAAACTCGGAAG CGCTGCCCCGGAGTTGGTTACAGCCCCTCCCACCTCTCAGCAAGACCAGGCGGCCAATGAAGCCCAAGCCATTGCCTCGGTGAGACTGGACACATCCCAGCCCGTCACTAGCATTCAGATCCGACTGGCAGATGGCGGCAGGCTCATTCAAAAGTTCAACCACTCTCACAG GGTGTCGGACCTGCGGAGGTTTGTGGTGGCGGCCCGGCCCACTATGGCTTCCAGAGCGTTTGTCCTGATGACTACCTTCCCAAACAAAGAGCTGGCGGACGAGAGCCAGACGCTGGTTCAGGCCAACCTCCTTAACGCCGTCATTGTACAGCAGCTACAATGA